A window of the Miscanthus floridulus cultivar M001 chromosome 14, ASM1932011v1, whole genome shotgun sequence genome harbors these coding sequences:
- the LOC136504454 gene encoding fructose-bisphosphate aldolase, chloroplastic-like, whose protein sequence is MVAASLLKSSFLPKKSEWGATRQAAAAPRPATVSMVVRASAYADELVKTAKTIASPGRGILAMDESNATCGKRLASIGLENTEANRQAYRTLLVTAPGLGQYISGAILFEETLYQSAVDGRKIVDILVEQGIVPGIKVDKGLVPLAGSNNESWCQGLDGLASREAAYYQQGARFAKWRTVVSIPNGPSELAVKEAAWGLARYAAISQDNGLVPIVEPEILLDGEHGIERTFEVAQKVWAETFYAMAENNVMFEGILLKPSMVTPGAEAKDRATPEKVAEYTLKLLHHRIPPAVPGIMFLSGGQSEVEATQNLNAMNQGTNPWHVSFSYARALQNTCLKTWGGQPEKVKAAQDALLLRAKANSLAQLGKYTSDGEAAEAKEGMFVKNYSY, encoded by the exons ATGGTCGCTGCTAGCCTGCTCAAGTCCTCCTTCCTTCCCAAGAAGTCCGAATGGGGCGCCACCCggcaggccgccgccgcgcccaggcCGGCCACCGTCTCCATGGTCGTCCGCGCCTCCGCCTACGCCGATGAGCTCGTCAAGACCGCG AAAACGATCGCGTCGCCGGGGCGTGGCATCCTGGCGATGGACGAGTCGAACGCGACGTGCGGGAAGCGGCTGGCGTCCATCGGGCTGGAGAACACGGAGGCGAACCGGCAGGCGTACCGCACGCTGCTGGTGACGGCGCCGGGGCTGGGCCAGTACATCTCCGGCGCCATCCTCTTTGAGGAGACGCTGTACCAGTCCGCCGTCGACGGCCGCAAGATCGTCGACATCCTGGTGGAGCAAGGGATCGTGCCGGGGATCAAGGTGGACAAGGGCCTCGTCCCGCTCGCCGGCTCCAACAACGAGTCCTGGTGCCAGGGCCTCGACGGCCTCGCCTCCCGCGAGGCCGCCTACTACCAGCAGGGCGCCCGGTTCGCCAAGTGGCGCACCGTCGTCAGCATCCCCAACGGCCCCTCCGAGCTAGCCGTCAAGGAGGCCGCCTGGGGCCTCGCCCGCTACGCCGCCATCTcacag GACAACGGGCTGGTGCCGATCGTGGAGCCGGAGATCCTGCTGGACGGGGAGCACGGGATCGAGCGCACGTTCGAGGTGGCGCAGAAGGTGTGGGCGGAGACCTTCTACGCGATGGCGGAGAACAACGTGATGTTCGAGGGCATCCTGCTGAAGCCGTCCATGGTGACCCCGGGCGCGGAGGCCAAGGACCGGGCGACGCCGGAGAAGGTGGCCGAGTACACGCTGAAGCTGCTCCACCACCGGATCCCGCCCGCCGTGCCCGGGATCATGTTCCTCTCGGGGGGCCAGTCGGAGGTGGAGGCGACGCAGAACCTCAACGCCATGAACCAGGGGACCAACCCGTGGCACGTGTCCTTCTCCTACGCCCGCGCGCTGCAGAACACCTGCCTCAAGACCTGGGGCGGCCAGCCCGAGAAGGTCAAGGCGGCGCAGGACGCGCTGCTGCTCCGCGCCAAGGCTAACTCCCTCGCGCAGCTCGGCAAGTACACCTCCGACGGCGAGGCCGCCGAGGCCAAGGAGGGCATGTTCGTCAAGAACTACAGCTACTAa
- the LOC136504438 gene encoding calcium-dependent protein kinase 28-like — MQPDPQGPGRGKAGGANAHVRLPPPVTAGSGGRPASVLPHKTDNVRDHYRIGKKLGQGQFGTTYQCVGKADGAEYACKSIPKRKLLCREDYEDVWREIQIMHHLSEHPNVVRIRGAYEDALFVHLVMELCAGGELFDRIVAKGHYSERAAAQLIRTIVGVVQGCHSLGVMHRDLKPENFLFASTAEDAPLKATDFGLSVFYKPGDKFADVVGSPYYVAPEVLQKCYGPEADVWSAGVILYILLCGVPPFWAESEAGIFRQILRGKLDLESEPWPSISDSAKDLVRKMLTRDPTKRLTAHEVLCHPWIVDDAVAPDKPIDSAVLSRLKNFSAMNKLKKMALRVIAESLSEEEIGGLKELFKMIDTDNSGTITYDELKDGLKRVGSDLMEPEIQALMDAADIDNSGTIDYGEFLAATLHMNKLEREESLVSAFAFFDKDGSGFITIDELSQACEQFGLSDVHLEDMIKDVDQNNDGQIDYSEFAAMMRKGNAGGAGRRTMRNSLHVNLGELLKPAET; from the exons ATGCAACCGGACCCGCAAGGCCCGGGCAGGGGGAAGGCGGGCGGCGCCAATGCGCACGTGCGGCTGCCGCCGCCGGTGACGGCGGGGTCGGGTGGGCGGCCGGCGTCGGTGCTGCCGCACAAGACGGACAACGTGCGCGACCACTACCGCATCGGGAAGAAGCTGGGGCAGGGGCAGTTCGGCACCACGTACCAGTGCGTGGGCAAGGCGGACGGCGCCGAGTACGCGTGCAAGTCCATCCCCAAGCGCAAGCTGCTGTGCCGCGAGGACTACGAGGACGTGTGGCGCGAGATCCAGATCATGCACCACCTCTCCGAGCACCCCAACGTCGTTCGCATCCGCGGCGCGTACGAGGACGCGCTCTTCGTCCACCTCGTCATGGAGCTCTGCGCCGGCGGCGAGCTCTTCGACCGCATCGTCGCCAAGGGCCACTACTCAGAGCGCGCCGCCGCGCAGCTCATCAGGACGATTGTCGGGGTGGTGCAGGGGTGCCACTCGCTCGGCGTCATGCACCGGGACCTCAAGCCGGAGAATTTCCTCTTCGCGAGCACCGCCGAGGATGCCCCGCTCAAGGCCACTGATTTTGGGCTCTCCGTGTTCTACAAACCCG GTGATAAATTTGCTGACGTTGTTGGGAGCCCCTATTATGTTGCTCCAGAGGTGCTTCAAAAATGCTATGGCCCAGAAGCTGATGTATGGAGTGCTGGAGTGATTTTGTACATTTTGCTATGTGGTGTACCCCCATTCTGGGCAG AGAGTGAAGCAGGGATCTTCAGGCAGATTTTACGAGGCAAACTTGATTTGGAATCTGAACCATGGCCAAGTATCTCTGATAGCGCTAAAGATCTAGTCCGTAAGATGCTTACCCGGGATCCTACGAAGAGATTGACTGCTCATGAGGTTCTAT GTCATCCATggattgttgatgatgctgttGCACCTGATAAGCCTATTGATTCTGCTGTTTTGTCAAGGCTGAAAAACTTTTCTGCAATgaacaagctcaagaagatggCATTGAGG GTGATTGCTGAAAGTCTATCTGAGGAGGAGATTGGGGGTTTAAAGGAGTTGTTCAAAATGATCGATACTGACAACAGCGGGACGATAACTTATGATGAACTGAAGGATGGTCTGAAAAGGGTGGGCTCAGATCTGATGGAACCTGAAATCCAGGCTTTGATGGATGCA GCTGATATTGACAACAGTGGAACCATTGATTATGGAGAGTTCTTAGCGGCTACATTGCACATGAATAAACTGGAGAGGGAGGAAAGCTTGGTGTCGGCATTTGCATTCTTCGATAAGGACGGGAGTGGCTTCATAACAATCGATGAGCTCTCACAAGCATGCGAGCAGTTCGGTCTTTCTGATGTTCATCTTGAGGATATGATCAAAGATGTGGACCAGAACAAT GATGGGCAAATTGATTATAGTGAGTTTGCTGCGATGATGAGAAAGGGCAATGCTGGTGGAGCAGGAAGGCGAACCATGAGGAACAGCTTGCATGTGAATCTTGGTGAACTCTTGAAGCCCGCTGAGACCTAG